A stretch of the Nosocomiicoccus ampullae genome encodes the following:
- a CDS encoding efflux RND transporter permease subunit, with protein MVKRIVDFSIKNKLAIFLMTIIIAFGGLYSASKMKMEMLPDLDSPVLTITTPYPGATPETVLNDVTDKIESRIKGMEGVEQIDSQSLQNASAVTVTYQFGTDMDKTQDEVETMIDELDFGEGVESPEIDTISMYTFPVISYSFTEEADDLNELTTRLEDDLIPEIESVDGVSNASFSGQMLERVELSFDEKALNKNDLSEEDVLKYISGAAENYPLGLYTFEDELRSILIDGRFSTVDDLKELRIPAGEPESPEIDDETKAKLAAMSDKEREKFEKEMEKEVLEKGLPTVQLKDIADVETVSERESISKTNGKDSLAIQVVKSNESNTVTVVNDIKDTVNDYLKNNEDIDAVLMMDQAKPIEDSIKTMFEKALLGAVFAIVVILLFLRDVRSTLIAVVSIPMSILMAFLVLKQLDVTINIMTLGAMTVAIGRVIDDSIVVIENIYRRLTKENEQLQGRELITSATKQMFIPIMSSTIVTIVVFIPLAFVSGEVGQIFKPFALTVVFALLASLLIAITIVPMLAHLFFRKGVKRKKHHERSKIADSYRSILEWTLSHKVITSSLLIIVFIGSLALTPFVGTSFISTGEDKFLALTYKPSPGEKIDEVVKHGEEVEKELKKNDDVLNIQYSAGGENPFNPVASNDMAMMVEYDKDTENFEEEPSKVLEKIEEFNHDGTWSNLDVATGGASNEIKVTLTSNNSEALENAANDIERALSDNDSLSNVSSDISETYTEYKVAVDHDEAAKLGLTAGQIAMELNQYEPEKVVTEVGEVGKTQEVILKHETKDNWTEEELENHKFKTALGETVSLSDFTSLEKGETQDTIKRVNGDTSATVTAKILSDDVGTITNDVSEKVNKLNIDKDVSVKVGGTNEDIEDSFNQLGLAMLAAILIVYLVLVLTFHGGIAPFSILFSLPFTITGVIIALLISKETLSVPALIGLLMLIGIVVTNAIVLIDRVIHMEDRGLSTREALLEAASTRVRPILMTALATIGALTPLIFGGDSSVLISRALGITVIGGLVSSTLLTLIVVPIVYEVLMNIRNKFAKN; from the coding sequence GTGGTTAAAAGAATAGTAGATTTCTCTATTAAAAATAAACTTGCGATATTTTTAATGACAATTATTATCGCGTTTGGTGGGTTGTATTCCGCTTCTAAAATGAAGATGGAAATGTTACCAGATTTAGACTCACCTGTACTTACAATTACAACACCGTATCCAGGTGCAACGCCTGAAACGGTATTAAATGATGTGACTGATAAGATAGAGTCACGTATAAAAGGGATGGAAGGCGTCGAGCAAATAGATAGTCAGTCCCTTCAAAATGCTTCAGCAGTGACTGTAACCTATCAGTTTGGTACAGATATGGATAAGACTCAAGATGAAGTAGAAACGATGATCGATGAGTTAGATTTCGGTGAAGGGGTAGAGTCTCCAGAAATCGATACGATTTCAATGTATACTTTCCCAGTGATTAGTTATTCTTTTACTGAAGAAGCGGATGATTTAAATGAATTAACAACGCGCTTAGAAGATGACTTAATTCCTGAAATTGAAAGTGTGGACGGCGTATCCAATGCATCGTTCTCAGGTCAAATGTTAGAACGTGTCGAACTATCGTTTGACGAAAAAGCACTCAATAAAAATGATCTAAGCGAAGAAGATGTTTTAAAATACATATCTGGGGCTGCTGAAAACTATCCCCTTGGATTATATACGTTTGAAGATGAACTTCGCTCAATTTTAATTGACGGTCGATTTAGTACTGTAGATGATTTAAAAGAACTAAGAATTCCTGCAGGAGAACCTGAATCACCTGAAATCGACGATGAAACGAAAGCAAAACTTGCTGCAATGTCAGATAAAGAACGTGAAAAATTCGAAAAAGAAATGGAAAAGGAAGTGCTAGAAAAAGGTCTTCCAACAGTTCAACTAAAAGATATAGCAGATGTTGAAACAGTTTCTGAGCGTGAATCAATTTCAAAAACAAACGGTAAAGACTCTCTAGCAATTCAAGTTGTAAAATCAAACGAGTCAAATACAGTTACAGTTGTTAATGACATTAAAGATACTGTGAATGATTATTTAAAGAATAATGAAGACATCGACGCAGTCTTAATGATGGACCAAGCAAAACCGATTGAAGATTCTATTAAGACGATGTTTGAAAAAGCATTACTCGGTGCAGTATTTGCAATTGTTGTAATACTACTCTTCTTAAGAGATGTTCGTTCGACACTCATTGCAGTCGTTTCAATTCCAATGTCTATTTTAATGGCATTTTTAGTGTTAAAACAACTAGACGTTACAATTAACATTATGACGTTAGGTGCGATGACTGTTGCGATTGGACGTGTAATTGACGACTCAATTGTTGTTATAGAAAATATCTATCGACGACTTACTAAAGAAAACGAACAACTTCAAGGTAGAGAATTAATAACGTCAGCGACGAAACAGATGTTTATCCCGATTATGTCATCGACAATTGTAACTATTGTCGTATTCATACCACTGGCATTTGTATCTGGTGAAGTCGGACAAATATTTAAACCTTTCGCGTTAACAGTTGTATTTGCGTTACTAGCGTCACTTTTAATTGCAATTACGATTGTACCGATGCTTGCGCATTTATTCTTTAGAAAAGGTGTTAAACGTAAAAAACATCATGAACGTAGTAAAATTGCAGACAGTTATCGAAGTATTTTAGAGTGGACACTATCTCATAAAGTCATTACAAGTTCACTGTTAATTATTGTATTCATTGGAAGTTTAGCACTCACACCATTTGTCGGGACAAGCTTTATTTCTACAGGTGAGGATAAGTTCTTAGCACTCACTTATAAACCGTCACCAGGAGAAAAAATTGATGAAGTTGTTAAACATGGTGAAGAAGTTGAAAAAGAACTGAAGAAAAACGATGATGTTTTAAATATTCAATACTCTGCAGGTGGAGAGAATCCATTTAATCCTGTTGCGTCAAATGATATGGCGATGATGGTTGAGTATGATAAAGACACTGAAAACTTCGAAGAAGAACCGTCAAAAGTATTAGAAAAAATCGAAGAGTTTAACCACGACGGCACATGGTCAAACTTAGATGTAGCGACTGGTGGAGCATCCAATGAAATTAAAGTGACACTTACTAGTAATAATAGTGAAGCACTTGAAAACGCAGCAAATGATATTGAACGAGCATTAAGTGATAATGACTCACTTTCTAATGTGAGTTCAGATATTAGTGAAACGTATACTGAGTATAAAGTTGCTGTAGATCACGATGAAGCAGCGAAACTTGGTCTTACTGCTGGTCAAATTGCGATGGAGTTAAATCAGTATGAGCCGGAAAAAGTCGTGACTGAAGTCGGTGAAGTTGGTAAAACTCAAGAAGTAATTTTAAAACATGAAACAAAAGATAACTGGACAGAAGAAGAATTAGAAAACCATAAATTTAAAACAGCACTCGGAGAAACAGTGAGTCTCAGTGATTTTACTAGTTTAGAAAAAGGTGAAACACAAGATACGATTAAACGTGTCAATGGTGATACTTCTGCAACTGTCACAGCAAAAATATTAAGTGATGACGTCGGTACAATAACAAATGACGTCTCAGAAAAAGTCAATAAACTTAACATCGACAAAGATGTATCTGTAAAAGTTGGCGGAACAAATGAAGATATTGAGGATAGTTTTAATCAGTTAGGACTTGCGATGTTAGCAGCGATTCTTATCGTGTACCTTGTACTTGTCTTAACGTTCCACGGTGGAATTGCACCGTTCTCAATTCTTTTCTCATTACCATTTACAATTACAGGTGTTATTATCGCGCTACTTATTTCAAAAGAAACATTATCTGTTCCTGCACTTATTGGACTACTCATGTTAATTGGAATTGTTGTAACGAACGCGATTGTTTTAATCGACCGAGTCATTCATATGGAAGACCGAGGTCTTTCAACGCGTGAAGCACTACTAGAAGCAGCGTCAACACGTGTAAGACCAATTCTTATGACTGCGCTTGCGACAATCGGTGCGTTAACACCGCTTATATTTGGTGGAGATTCATCTGTACTAATTTCTAGAGCGCTCGGTATTACAGTGATCGGTGGTCTCGTATCATCGACGTTACTTACATTAATTGTTGTGCCGATTGTTTACGAAGTACTTATGAATATAAGAAACAAATTCGCTAAAAATTAA
- a CDS encoding SLC13 family permease yields MTLEMLFVLVMIIIMLMLLLFEVIRADFVVFLFLVIFLMTNMISTEDALSGFSNEGLMTILLLFIVASAIEKHGVIEGVIYKLLGDNTSPRMALLKLLPPVGVASGFLNNTPIVLALTPVIKDWALKRGFSPSKFLIPLSYITIIGGTLTLIGTSTNLIIHGLLISDGKEGYSFFQLAPVGIFILIVGLIYLVTIGYKLLPTHLGATEKIESETKEFLAEAEIGEDFEYCNHSVLDVTKHALKGIYIIEIIREKRPLPEVNAYTYVQAGDRIIFSATLESIGNIKDVKGLTLRTGSELTLDDLQTDDTVLIEAVVSHRSILVGKTLKSSQFKTRYQAGVIAIHRNNKRINSKVGDIVLKPGDTLLLLANESFLDVNRYSDDFYIVTNLTPPDKFIRNKRQGLGVLLLLGVMISFVVLGILSMLKAMLVMVVILSLLKLITPRDVVTSVQFDVILLIGSAFGVGKAITNSGLASFVAEHIVDFAKPLGLIALLTALYIITNIFTELITNSAAAVIMYPIAIEVAEMMNVHYLGMVIAVTIAASSSFITPIGYQTNLIVYGPGGYKFTDYIKVGVPLSIITMIISVIAIYFLWF; encoded by the coding sequence ATGACGTTAGAAATGTTATTTGTATTAGTCATGATTATCATAATGCTCATGCTTTTATTATTTGAAGTAATTCGAGCAGATTTTGTCGTATTTTTATTTTTAGTTATATTTTTAATGACAAATATGATTTCAACTGAAGATGCACTTAGTGGATTTAGTAACGAAGGACTTATGACGATATTACTATTATTTATTGTCGCGAGTGCGATTGAAAAACACGGTGTTATTGAAGGAGTTATTTATAAGTTACTTGGCGATAACACTTCTCCTAGAATGGCACTTTTAAAACTCCTACCACCTGTCGGTGTGGCGTCGGGATTTTTAAATAATACACCTATCGTATTAGCACTCACACCAGTGATTAAAGATTGGGCGCTAAAGCGTGGATTTAGTCCATCCAAATTTTTAATTCCGTTATCATATATTACGATTATCGGAGGAACACTCACATTAATTGGAACATCGACAAACTTAATTATTCATGGTCTACTCATTTCAGATGGTAAAGAAGGGTATAGCTTCTTCCAGCTTGCACCAGTTGGAATTTTTATATTAATTGTTGGTTTAATTTATCTTGTCACAATTGGGTATAAGTTACTTCCAACACATCTCGGGGCGACTGAAAAGATTGAGAGTGAAACAAAAGAGTTTTTAGCTGAAGCTGAGATCGGTGAAGATTTTGAGTACTGTAACCATTCGGTGTTAGATGTGACAAAACATGCGCTAAAAGGAATATACATTATTGAAATTATCCGTGAAAAGCGTCCGCTTCCTGAAGTAAATGCTTATACATACGTGCAAGCAGGCGACAGAATTATATTTAGTGCAACATTAGAGTCAATTGGTAATATTAAAGATGTAAAGGGATTAACGTTACGTACAGGAAGTGAGTTGACGTTAGACGACTTACAAACGGATGATACTGTATTAATTGAAGCGGTCGTTTCGCACCGTTCGATACTCGTAGGAAAGACGTTAAAATCATCACAGTTTAAAACGCGTTATCAGGCAGGGGTTATTGCGATTCATCGTAACAATAAGCGAATTAACTCAAAAGTTGGAGATATCGTATTAAAACCGGGGGATACGTTATTATTACTTGCGAATGAATCATTTTTAGATGTGAACCGCTATAGTGATGACTTTTACATCGTGACAAACTTAACACCACCAGATAAATTTATTAGAAATAAACGCCAAGGCCTTGGAGTATTACTTCTTCTTGGAGTAATGATTTCATTTGTCGTTCTCGGTATTTTATCGATGTTAAAGGCGATGCTTGTCATGGTTGTGATACTGTCGTTATTAAAACTGATTACCCCAAGAGACGTTGTGACGTCTGTACAATTTGACGTTATTTTACTTATTGGAAGTGCGTTTGGTGTAGGTAAAGCAATCACAAACAGTGGACTTGCGTCATTTGTTGCTGAGCATATCGTTGATTTTGCAAAACCATTAGGGTTAATTGCTTTACTTACAGCACTCTATATTATTACGAATATATTTACTGAACTCATTACAAATAGTGCAGCAGCTGTTATTATGTACCCGATTGCGATTGAAGTCGCTGAAATGATGAATGTTCATTATCTCGGGATGGTGATTGCTGTAACGATTGCGGCGAGTAGTAGCTTTATAACACCGATCGGTTATCAGACGAACTTAATTGTGTACGGTCCTGGTGGATATAAATTTACTGATTATATTAAAGTCGGAGTGCCGTTATCAATTATTACGATGATAATTTCCGTAATAGCGATATACTTTTTATGGTTTTAA
- a CDS encoding type 1 glutamine amidotransferase domain-containing protein has protein sequence MAKKVAVLMTDMVEDSEFTTPKDTIVEAGYEVDVISPDGKDVKGKNGGNFEAQASVADANPEDYDALLVPGGFSPDILRGDAEDRPAKFASHFLENDKPVFAICHGPQFLIDTGLLKGRNLTSVKNVKTDLINAGADWEDKSVIVDKNLITSRTPDDFDDFTQAISETLK, from the coding sequence ATGGCTAAAAAAGTCGCAGTATTAATGACAGATATGGTTGAAGATAGTGAGTTTACAACTCCAAAAGATACAATTGTTGAAGCAGGATACGAAGTAGACGTTATTTCACCAGACGGTAAAGACGTTAAAGGTAAAAATGGCGGAAACTTTGAAGCACAAGCTTCAGTCGCGGATGCTAATCCTGAAGACTACGATGCTTTACTTGTACCTGGAGGGTTCTCACCAGATATCTTACGTGGTGACGCTGAAGATAGACCTGCAAAATTCGCAAGTCATTTCTTAGAAAATGACAAACCAGTGTTCGCAATTTGCCACGGACCACAATTCTTAATTGATACTGGTCTTCTAAAAGGTAGAAACTTAACATCAGTTAAAAACGTTAAAACTGACTTAATCAACGCTGGTGCGGACTGGGAAGACAAATCAGTAATTGTCGACAAAAACTTAATTACAAGTCGTACACCAGATGACTTTGATGACTTTACTCAAGCAATTAGTGAAACACTTAAGTAA
- a CDS encoding immunoglobulin-like domain-containing protein: MKTTLIKIMIGLLPTAFSTDAVDVDLPQDENNDDSTSIESIIEEYNNNYPMIYNIDETNVQVGDEFDPLAGVYAVDSTEDLTSDIEVDGDVDTDTEGQYVLTYKVTNSDGAWYENNRLVTVSQNESTEIPKSPSKENSGSRVIFENVKDVTIQSGESFDPKENVTVIDTDGHDITEDVHIVGDKVDTNKTGEYYIAYTVIDRFGEPNAKAITVTVQ, translated from the coding sequence ATGAAAACTACTTTAATAAAAATAATGATTGGTTTACTACCGACTGCATTTTCTACAGATGCAGTAGATGTTGATTTACCTCAAGATGAAAATAATGATGATTCAACTTCTATTGAGTCAATCATTGAGGAGTATAATAATAATTATCCAATGATCTACAATATCGATGAGACAAATGTTCAAGTTGGAGATGAGTTTGACCCACTTGCTGGAGTGTACGCAGTCGATTCAACAGAGGATTTAACATCTGATATTGAAGTTGATGGTGACGTAGATACTGATACTGAAGGTCAATATGTACTGACATATAAAGTAACAAATAGTGATGGTGCTTGGTATGAAAATAACCGACTCGTTACTGTTTCACAAAACGAATCTACAGAAATTCCAAAGTCTCCATCAAAAGAAAATTCGGGATCTAGAGTCATTTTTGAAAATGTAAAAGACGTCACAATTCAGTCTGGAGAATCATTTGACCCTAAAGAGAACGTCACAGTTATCGACACAGATGGTCACGATATTACTGAAGACGTACATATCGTAGGAGATAAAGTAGATACAAATAAAACAGGCGAATATTATATCGCATATACAGTCATCGACCGATTCGGTGAGCCAAATGCAAAAGCAATTACTGTAACAGTGCAATAA
- the folD gene encoding bifunctional methylenetetrahydrofolate dehydrogenase/methenyltetrahydrofolate cyclohydrolase FolD, with product MSAELLNGREIAKDYRAGLQEQVEALKEKGITPNLTVVIVGNDGASLSYVKSKNKAAEKIGMASDIVHLEESATEEEVLDTVRRLNEDENVHGILVQVPLPKQVDENKVLEAIAPEKDVDGFSPINIGRLYTGQETFIPCTPLGIMELLKHTGSLEGKDVAVIGRSHIVGQPVAKLLTNENATVTLMHSRTKNMVEKLKDFDVVVSAVGKPGLVKGEDLKEGAIVIDVGNTVVDGKLVGDVDFDSAQEVASYITPVPGGVGPLTITMVLNNALIAAKRANNIE from the coding sequence ATGTCAGCAGAATTATTAAATGGTCGCGAAATCGCTAAAGATTACCGCGCAGGTTTACAAGAACAAGTAGAAGCACTAAAAGAAAAAGGAATTACTCCAAACTTAACAGTAGTAATTGTTGGTAATGATGGTGCTTCACTATCTTACGTAAAATCAAAAAATAAAGCAGCAGAAAAAATTGGTATGGCTTCTGATATCGTACACTTAGAAGAAAGTGCAACTGAAGAAGAAGTTCTAGATACTGTACGTCGTTTAAATGAAGACGAAAATGTACACGGTATTTTAGTACAAGTACCTCTTCCAAAACAAGTCGATGAAAATAAAGTTCTTGAAGCAATCGCACCTGAAAAAGACGTGGATGGTTTTAGCCCAATCAACATCGGTCGTCTTTACACTGGTCAAGAAACATTCATTCCATGTACACCACTTGGAATTATGGAATTATTAAAACATACTGGATCACTTGAAGGTAAAGATGTTGCAGTTATTGGTCGTTCACATATCGTTGGACAACCGGTTGCGAAATTACTCACTAACGAAAATGCAACAGTGACATTAATGCACTCACGCACTAAAAATATGGTTGAAAAGCTTAAAGACTTTGATGTTGTTGTATCTGCAGTTGGTAAACCAGGTCTTGTTAAAGGTGAAGACCTTAAAGAAGGTGCAATCGTTATTGACGTTGGTAACACTGTAGTTGATGGTAAACTTGTTGGAGATGTTGATTTTGACTCAGCACAAGAAGTTGCAAGCTACATCACACCAGTACCAGGTGGGGTTGGTCCATTAACAATTACAATGGTACTTAACAACGCATTAATCGCTGCTAAACGCGCAAATAACATTGAATAA
- the purD gene encoding phosphoribosylamine--glycine ligase, translated as MNVAVIGSGGREHAIVKMLADSKAADNIIAIPGNAGMNDICEVMYRVDPNDFDAIAGICIEHQIDWVIIGPPEPLEKGLADFLIDEYGLTVFGPRRHEASIETSKIFTKQLLDKYNIPTADYKIFSNYNEAKNFLENTDFPVVIKHDGLGDITKVVVANNLDESIEALDHIAQFKAEDTLKIEPIIIEEYLDGEEFSLMVLVNEDVFHPFEIIAQDHKSAYKKGVGPNTDGMGAYAPVTHIDETIRQEAIDKLVAPTVQAMVEEGMNYFGVLYLGAMNTKDGVKVIEYNARFGDPEAQVLMSMLENDFLNMLEKLKRKEPFEMKWKEGYMAGVVLATKDYPYKENFGLPLEFPEELKKHMYISGVSQKEDGSYISSKGQVLMVCNHGDTIEKALDNVYENIQLIKYNDGDFYYREDIGHRALYRNK; from the coding sequence ATGAATGTAGCAGTTATAGGTAGTGGCGGCAGAGAACACGCAATCGTTAAGATGCTTGCTGACTCTAAAGCCGCGGACAACATCATTGCAATACCTGGTAATGCTGGCATGAATGACATTTGTGAAGTGATGTACCGTGTAGATCCAAATGATTTTGATGCAATTGCAGGTATTTGTATCGAGCATCAAATTGACTGGGTCATTATTGGGCCACCGGAGCCACTTGAAAAAGGGCTTGCAGACTTTTTAATCGATGAATATGGTCTGACTGTATTCGGTCCACGTAGACACGAGGCGTCAATTGAAACTTCAAAAATTTTTACAAAACAGTTATTAGATAAATACAACATTCCAACTGCGGATTATAAAATATTTTCAAATTATAATGAAGCAAAAAATTTCTTAGAGAATACGGACTTTCCAGTCGTTATTAAACACGACGGGCTTGGAGATATTACAAAAGTCGTCGTCGCTAACAATTTAGATGAAAGCATTGAAGCACTCGATCACATCGCTCAGTTTAAAGCTGAAGATACACTAAAAATCGAACCAATTATTATCGAAGAGTATTTAGACGGTGAAGAATTTTCACTTATGGTGCTTGTCAATGAAGATGTGTTTCATCCGTTTGAAATTATTGCTCAAGACCATAAGTCCGCTTATAAAAAGGGTGTTGGCCCAAATACTGACGGAATGGGGGCGTATGCACCAGTCACACATATAGACGAAACGATTCGTCAAGAAGCAATTGATAAACTTGTCGCACCAACGGTTCAAGCAATGGTTGAAGAAGGAATGAACTACTTTGGTGTATTATATCTCGGTGCTATGAATACTAAAGACGGTGTAAAAGTGATTGAGTATAACGCACGTTTTGGTGATCCAGAAGCTCAAGTATTAATGAGTATGCTAGAAAATGACTTTTTAAATATGTTAGAGAAACTAAAACGTAAAGAACCTTTTGAAATGAAGTGGAAAGAGGGCTATATGGCAGGTGTAGTACTTGCGACAAAAGACTATCCATATAAAGAAAATTTTGGTCTTCCACTAGAGTTTCCGGAAGAGTTAAAAAAGCACATGTATATTAGTGGAGTATCTCAAAAAGAAGACGGTAGTTATATTTCGAGTAAAGGACAAGTACTTATGGTTTGTAATCACGGAGATACGATTGAAAAAGCGCTAGATAACGTGTATGAAAATATCCAGCTAATTAAATATAACGATGGTGATTTTTATTATAGAGAAGATATTGGACACCGCGCGTTATATCGAAATAAGTAA
- the auxA gene encoding lipoteichoic acid stability factor AuxA, whose translation MYTRFNDHKETIACSLLGIFFLIQGLFILINYKGITTPESGSNEKVKNVFDFINIFFIELRNILGVVFQHSPLITILTGVILVAIGGVMFKFSRVMNRTTYYDRRFIVFFFSLTFLMFIWTTVLMSNVYGWTSMLFLVAFIVHMIYNVFNEYFDKKYRKAHYLVILFFYAVAYFFTQNSVYNNIDSGLRPTDVLSINMYFTMTWILGLLSLSVGVFLSKSENILKRPVKEEKNEMSRVASRRKLKFDVDVNKYFKFMQPVYNFRDKIIQKFYDFFEIQPVKWIRVNYIELVLGILTLLVIFLEFNNRNNVVFEGLFKISNIKYMYEWFNLALTFVLALLYIIFTILNTVRNTAYNRQMIIIVALWLKVTTSLFITLFRDVELSIFILPLNFALVLLTTPLLLMSIFKTFRGEKDEKA comes from the coding sequence ATGTATACACGTTTTAATGACCATAAGGAAACGATCGCTTGTTCGTTGCTTGGGATATTTTTTTTAATACAAGGATTATTTATTTTAATTAATTATAAAGGAATTACAACACCTGAAAGTGGATCTAACGAGAAAGTAAAAAATGTGTTTGATTTTATTAATATTTTCTTTATCGAACTTAGAAATATATTAGGTGTAGTCTTTCAGCACTCGCCATTAATTACTATTTTAACTGGTGTTATTTTAGTTGCGATTGGTGGGGTAATGTTTAAGTTCTCTAGAGTGATGAACCGTACAACGTATTATGACAGACGTTTTATCGTCTTCTTCTTTAGTTTAACGTTTTTAATGTTTATTTGGACAACTGTTTTAATGTCTAACGTCTACGGTTGGACGAGTATGCTATTTTTAGTCGCGTTTATTGTACATATGATTTATAACGTTTTTAACGAATATTTTGATAAGAAATACCGAAAAGCACACTATTTAGTGATTCTATTTTTCTATGCTGTTGCGTACTTCTTTACACAAAATAGTGTCTATAACAATATCGATTCTGGTTTAAGACCTACGGATGTTCTTTCAATTAATATGTACTTTACGATGACGTGGATACTTGGCTTACTGAGTCTATCAGTTGGTGTGTTTTTATCTAAATCAGAAAACATTTTAAAGCGTCCAGTAAAAGAAGAAAAAAATGAGATGTCGCGTGTCGCATCGAGACGTAAATTAAAGTTTGACGTCGATGTGAATAAGTATTTTAAATTTATGCAGCCAGTTTATAATTTTAGAGATAAAATTATCCAAAAGTTTTATGATTTCTTTGAAATACAGCCGGTGAAATGGATAAGAGTGAACTATATTGAACTCGTACTCGGAATATTAACTTTACTCGTTATATTTTTAGAGTTTAACAACCGTAACAACGTTGTCTTTGAAGGATTATTTAAAATTTCAAATATTAAATATATGTATGAATGGTTTAACTTAGCACTTACATTTGTACTCGCATTACTTTACATTATTTTTACGATTTTAAATACGGTAAGAAATACAGCATATAACCGTCAAATGATTATAATTGTTGCATTATGGTTAAAAGTAACTACAAGCTTATTTATAACGCTATTTAGAGATGTCGAGTTAAGTATATTTATACTTCCGTTGAACTTTGCACTCGTGTTACTTACGACACCACTTTTATTAATGAGTATATTTAAAACCTTTAGAGGTGAAAAAGATGAAAAAGCATAA
- the hutG gene encoding formimidoylglutamase, translated as MKKHNYSGRIDSNRPERFHQIVEPYTNEANSDVIIGFMSDEGVRRNKGRIGAKEAPEKIREKLSSLSYTSPIFDAGSVEGTEDLETSQQILGKAVSKLLSHDNFPVILGGGHETAYGHYLGVRDVYKDKRIAVLNIDAHFDLRNEEKSSGTMFYEMLSEDDKIDYFVIGIQPFSNTKSLYENAEKFNVKYWTLDELRNDSYLSAIKTALEDYDYVFMTLCMDSIQQSYAPGTSAPAPNGFTAEEIIKTVKYFASLENLSSFDISEVSPPLDIDDRTSSLAALIVITLLNERNSN; from the coding sequence ATGAAAAAGCATAATTATAGTGGACGTATTGACTCAAATCGTCCAGAACGGTTTCATCAAATTGTTGAACCATATACGAATGAGGCAAATAGTGACGTAATCATTGGGTTTATGTCTGACGAAGGTGTTAGAAGAAATAAAGGACGTATTGGAGCAAAAGAAGCACCTGAAAAAATTAGAGAAAAATTATCTTCTCTTTCATATACGTCACCAATATTTGATGCTGGCAGTGTTGAAGGTACTGAAGATCTTGAAACATCTCAGCAAATACTCGGTAAAGCAGTCAGCAAATTACTGAGTCATGATAACTTCCCAGTCATTTTAGGTGGCGGACATGAAACAGCATATGGTCACTATTTAGGAGTGCGTGATGTTTATAAAGATAAACGCATCGCAGTATTAAACATCGACGCACATTTTGATCTAAGAAATGAAGAAAAAAGTTCTGGTACGATGTTTTACGAAATGTTAAGTGAAGACGATAAGATTGACTACTTTGTCATCGGAATTCAACCGTTTAGTAATACGAAATCACTGTATGAAAATGCAGAGAAATTTAACGTTAAGTATTGGACACTTGATGAGTTACGTAATGATTCGTATTTATCCGCAATAAAAACAGCACTTGAAGACTATGATTATGTATTTATGACATTATGTATGGATAGTATTCAGCAGTCATATGCTCCAGGAACAAGTGCCCCAGCACCTAACGGATTTACTGCTGAAGAAATTATTAAAACAGTGAAATATTTCGCATCACTAGAAAATCTTTCATCGTTTGATATTTCAGAAGTGTCGCCACCACTAGACATCGACGACCGTACATCAAGTCTAGCGGCGTTAATTGTGATAACATTATTAAATGAAAGAAACAGTAATTAG
- a CDS encoding phosphocarrier protein HPr → MQKKTFSVVDETGIHARPATKLVQTATKFKSNIDLEYNSKKVNLKSIMGVMSLGVGKGAEITIHTYGDDETEALQAIQDTLIHEGLIGDE, encoded by the coding sequence ATGCAGAAAAAAACGTTTTCTGTTGTCGATGAAACAGGTATCCATGCGAGACCTGCGACTAAACTTGTACAAACAGCAACAAAGTTTAAGTCTAACATTGACCTAGAATATAACAGTAAAAAAGTAAATCTCAAATCTATCATGGGTGTAATGTCACTTGGTGTTGGAAAAGGCGCGGAGATTACAATTCACACATACGGTGATGACGAGACAGAAGCACTTCAAGCCATTCAAGATACATTGATCCATGAAGGTTTGATAGGTGATGAGTAA